The Kiritimatiellia bacterium genome includes a region encoding these proteins:
- a CDS encoding glutamate synthase-related protein: MSGKYHIDVEPEPARFAPVSKLNHIELNRCLGCLQCARRDCIYDVFTDRKFLPRELVDSANRLCKACMRCVQECRNRILIKALNPEYLELGNAYWTPEIITSLWNQAATGKIPVSGAGYEGPFSGEGFDDMWTDMSEIVRPTRDGIHGREYINTAIDIGRKPGRLHFKDGQLLDELPPIVSSPLPILLDLPPAARRWSAVKQAVLHAARQLKLLVFDDAPQSPDEHVFARYAPETDVGPDCPHRLFEFCLESAEPEIVRRLAARIRTLSRRRPDAIIGVAVPLEPRTQEAVLHFVDQGISVLRVYADRNGREFSKSYPRFIKEAVRAIHLALVQTGRRDCVTLLAGGGIAMAEHVAKLIACGADGAVMDEALLAALECRICRQCAAECPVALESMDAAWGAQRITNLLGAWHSQLIEVLGAMGLREIRRLRGEIGRVMFFKDLEKECFAPIFGKRKD; this comes from the coding sequence GGCAAGTATCATATTGATGTTGAACCGGAACCGGCGCGCTTCGCGCCGGTTTCCAAACTCAACCATATTGAACTCAACCGCTGCCTCGGATGCCTGCAATGCGCCCGGCGCGACTGCATATACGATGTTTTTACCGACAGAAAATTTCTTCCGCGCGAACTCGTGGATTCAGCCAACCGCCTCTGCAAGGCCTGCATGCGCTGCGTCCAGGAATGCCGCAACCGGATACTGATCAAGGCCCTTAATCCGGAATACCTGGAACTGGGCAACGCTTACTGGACGCCCGAAATTATCACCTCGCTCTGGAACCAGGCCGCCACCGGCAAAATCCCCGTATCCGGCGCCGGCTACGAAGGGCCCTTTTCCGGCGAAGGTTTTGACGACATGTGGACGGACATGTCGGAAATCGTCCGGCCCACGAGGGACGGCATTCACGGCCGCGAATACATCAATACCGCCATTGACATCGGCCGCAAGCCCGGCCGCCTCCATTTCAAGGACGGCCAACTGCTGGACGAATTGCCGCCGATTGTCTCATCCCCTCTGCCCATTTTGCTGGACCTGCCGCCGGCCGCGCGCCGCTGGAGCGCCGTGAAACAGGCGGTGCTGCATGCGGCCCGCCAGCTTAAACTCCTGGTGTTTGACGACGCGCCGCAATCGCCGGACGAACACGTCTTCGCCCGCTATGCGCCGGAAACGGACGTCGGCCCCGATTGCCCGCACCGTCTGTTTGAATTCTGCCTGGAATCAGCCGAGCCGGAAATTGTCCGGCGTCTGGCCGCCCGGATACGGACCTTGAGCCGGCGCCGGCCGGACGCGATAATCGGCGTTGCCGTGCCCCTTGAACCGCGCACGCAGGAGGCCGTTTTGCATTTTGTTGATCAGGGGATAAGCGTTCTGCGCGTTTATGCCGACCGGAACGGCCGCGAGTTTTCAAAATCATACCCGCGTTTTATCAAAGAAGCGGTGCGCGCAATTCATCTGGCGCTCGTGCAAACCGGCCGGCGGGATTGCGTCACGCTTCTGGCCGGCGGCGGCATTGCCATGGCCGAACACGTGGCCAAGCTGATCGCGTGCGGGGCGGATGGCGCGGTCATGGATGAGGCTCTGCTCGCGGCGCTGGAATGCCGGATATGCCGGCAATGCGCGGCGGAATGCCCGGTGGCGCTGGAATCAATGGACGCGGCCTGGGGCGCGCAGAGAATCACCAACCTGCTGGGCGCCTGGCATTCCCAGCTGATTGAGGTGCTCGGCGCCATGGGTTTGCGCGAGATACGCCGGTTGCGCGGCGAAATCGGGCGTGTGATGTTCTTCAAGGACCTGGAAAAAGAATGCTTTGCGCCGATCTTCGGGAAAAGAAAGGATTAA
- a CDS encoding glutamate synthase-related protein codes for MNQIQTMPSRFRNPIGKFTVHRAENCAQCGKCAAVCPHGVHAKGGDKMLRPRSHLCAGLACARAADGCVLQCPARALSVEINPVFQALGDYRWTGDLILSTWHQAATGQLPYMEMENDCGASGGGLDRIRILLPEKTSGISPDQVDLRLNLNRRGDGRPEVVIDLPIYGGGMSFGSISQNTMAARARNAEAWNTFTCTGEGGYPEALYPYDRHVITQVATGLFGVREETIQRVRMVEFKYAQGAKPGLGGHLLGDKVTAAVARMRESVAGNALFSPFPFHSVYSIEDHKKHVDWIKHVNPRALVSAKVSTPADVEMVAVGSYYAGAHVIHLDGSYGGTGAAPEIAKKNIAMPIDYAINKTHRFLAQEGIREKIVLIASGGLRTVHDIFKAIALGADGVVIGTAEIVALECLRCKNCESGRGCSRGIASTDPELAALFTADWAFQRLYNLYASFAAQLRGLLAACGLTRVTELTGRTDLLTHLDYQREQK; via the coding sequence ATGAATCAGATTCAAACAATGCCGTCCCGCTTCAGGAATCCGATCGGGAAATTCACAGTGCACCGCGCGGAAAACTGCGCGCAGTGCGGAAAATGCGCCGCGGTCTGTCCGCACGGAGTTCACGCCAAGGGCGGCGATAAAATGCTCCGGCCGCGGTCCCACCTTTGCGCGGGATTGGCCTGCGCGCGCGCGGCAGACGGATGCGTCCTGCAATGTCCGGCCCGGGCTTTGAGCGTGGAGATCAACCCCGTTTTTCAGGCGCTGGGCGATTACCGCTGGACCGGCGATCTGATCCTCTCCACCTGGCACCAGGCCGCCACCGGGCAACTGCCTTACATGGAAATGGAAAACGACTGCGGCGCGTCCGGCGGCGGGCTGGACCGCATCCGCATTTTATTGCCGGAAAAGACCTCCGGCATCAGCCCGGACCAGGTGGATTTACGTCTGAACCTGAACCGGCGCGGCGACGGCCGGCCGGAAGTGGTTATTGATCTGCCGATCTACGGCGGCGGCATGTCGTTCGGCTCCATCAGCCAGAACACGATGGCGGCCCGCGCCCGCAACGCCGAAGCCTGGAACACATTCACCTGCACCGGCGAGGGCGGCTACCCGGAAGCGTTGTATCCCTACGACCGGCACGTCATCACCCAGGTCGCAACCGGTCTTTTCGGCGTGCGCGAAGAAACCATTCAGCGTGTCCGCATGGTTGAATTCAAATACGCGCAGGGCGCCAAGCCGGGCCTGGGCGGGCACCTGCTGGGCGACAAGGTTACCGCGGCGGTTGCCAGAATGCGCGAGTCGGTCGCGGGCAACGCCCTCTTTTCGCCCTTTCCGTTTCATTCGGTTTATTCCATTGAGGATCATAAAAAACACGTGGACTGGATCAAGCACGTCAATCCGCGCGCGCTGGTTTCCGCGAAAGTATCCACGCCGGCGGACGTGGAGATGGTGGCGGTCGGCAGTTATTACGCCGGCGCGCACGTGATCCATCTGGACGGCAGTTACGGCGGCACGGGCGCCGCTCCGGAAATTGCCAAAAAGAACATTGCCATGCCGATTGATTACGCCATCAATAAAACCCACCGTTTCCTCGCGCAGGAAGGCATCCGGGAAAAAATCGTCCTGATCGCGTCGGGCGGACTGCGCACGGTCCATGATATTTTCAAGGCCATCGCCCTGGGCGCGGACGGCGTGGTGATCGGCACGGCCGAAATCGTGGCGCTGGAATGTCTGCGCTGCAAAAACTGCGAAAGCGGACGGGGCTGCTCGCGGGGCATCGCCAGCACGGACCCCGAACTGGCCGCGCTTTTCACGGCGGACTGGGCGTTTCAACGGCTCTACAACCTGTATGCCTCCTTCGCCGCCCAACTGCGCGGACTGCTGGCCGCCTGCGGCCTGACCCGTGTAACGGAACTGACAGGACGCACCGATCTCCTGACGCACCTTGATTACCAGAGGGAACAAAAATGA